Proteins encoded within one genomic window of Nitrospiria bacterium:
- the rfbC gene encoding dTDP-4-dehydrorhamnose 3,5-epimerase, which translates to MPFRFERLEIPEVILIEVKAFEDPRGFFMETYKQSEFKRAGILENFLQDNYSHSTRNVLRGLHYQKSPHGQGKLVSVIQGEIFDVAVDIRRESPTYGNWVGTLLSSKNRRMLYVPAGFAHGFCVLSGEADVVYKVTREFALESDRGILWNDPAIGVQWPTDRPVLSTKDTQLPLLKDADNNFSYARSQGL; encoded by the coding sequence ATGCCGTTTCGCTTTGAGCGTCTCGAAATACCGGAGGTGATTCTGATTGAAGTCAAGGCCTTTGAAGACCCTCGGGGCTTCTTCATGGAGACCTACAAGCAGTCCGAATTTAAACGCGCGGGGATTCTTGAAAATTTCTTACAGGATAATTATTCGCATTCTACGAGAAACGTGCTGCGCGGCTTGCATTACCAAAAGAGCCCGCACGGCCAGGGTAAACTGGTGTCCGTGATTCAGGGAGAGATCTTCGACGTGGCGGTGGACATTCGGCGGGAATCGCCCACGTACGGGAATTGGGTCGGGACGCTGTTGTCGTCCAAAAATCGCCGGATGCTTTATGTTCCGGCGGGTTTTGCCCACGGCTTCTGCGTGCTCAGCGGCGAAGCGGATGTCGTTTACAAAGTGACCCGGGAATTCGCGCTGGAGTCCGACCGCGGAATTCTTTGGAACGACCCCGCGATCGGGGTCCAATGGCCGACGGATCGTCCGGTCCTCTCGACCAAGGACACCCAGCTTCCGTTATTAAAGGACGCAGACAACAACTTTTCCTACGCGAGGTCACAAGGCTTATGA